In Amblyomma americanum isolate KBUSLIRL-KWMA chromosome 8, ASM5285725v1, whole genome shotgun sequence, the DNA window TTTAGTGGCGAGACGTTGCTACACGCCTGGCTTCTTGGTAAGCTGCGCGGCCCCACGACATTTTAGGCAATTACGTTTCTTTCGCTGTTCCAGTCTCGGATCGAGTTGCGTAATAAAGTGGGAAAAAGCGAAGGGAATATGGTTGCGACTTCAAACCTAAACATTTATCCAGCGGTGGGAGAGCTTTCgtgctttttttacttttttttgcgaCACTTTCAATCCTTTGTTTTTAGTTGCCGCGATATTAGCGCATATGTTATTAGCTGACATCTTCCATGCTCCTAGGATTTTCTCCGTGAAGAGATAGGGAAAACTGTTTATTAGTCGGGTCCTGGCAGCTAGAAGTGGACAGGCAGCGATAGCTTAAAATATTACGCTTAGTTCAAACTTAGGGTTTCTGCGATGGGAATGGGAATGTGGCAGACGTTTGCGTTGGTAACTGCGTCGGTGCGCTCAAAGACTTTTTGCATAGGTTCCCGCCACGACGTTCGCGGGAGGTGGAAGGCGTGCAGCGAGAAATGCCGTGACTCAGGCGCCCATCCTCTCCTACTGACGGTGGTCGCTCTGCCTTAAAAGGAGCTTCTCTTCCGTGTCCGGAGTGTGCGCTCCTATACCGCGGAGAAAGTAGTTGGCGATAAGTGAAGTGCGTAGGGGGCATTGAGTGCTGGCGATATCAGTATGCCGCTCTTAGATACTTTGCCAGCTGTGATTCTGGGCGAACGGAAGTCGCATTGCCAATAATATATTATTAAACACATGTTTGTGCCATCTTTGCTTTCTTTGATCACGTGCACGTTGCTCACTGTTCCGGACTCACGGAATGATCAAcagagtaaattgctgggctagttcgtTCATATCGCGAAATGGTagaaccagcgaaacagacgcagaACAAGAACAAggagccacacacacacacacaacaccgcttGACTTGCAACACGGAATGCCTCCATGTGAACCATGCGGGTACGCGGGTAGTTGCGGAGAACGGTATGTTGACGTAGTATGGGTGTCGAAAGTCCCCAAAACGCCTGCGCCATCTAGTAGCCTGGAACTCTTCTATCGCAGCCACGGCCTCTCGTTTGGCGTCCGTTTCGACTGTTGGGTGGGTTCTGCATCCGTTGGGCTTGTGCAATAGCTACCGTCTAGTGTCGAAAAGATTACGCGCTTCGCTCCTTATGCCGCCTTGCTGATAAAGCGGTGGCAACCAGATATCTTTCTTTCGAGGTCACTATCAAACGACAGCTGCGGGCTTCCTTCCACATCGTTGCTTCGGGATTCAAACCTATGGAATGGAACAGCGTTCGAGCAAAATCCTCGGGTGATCATTCCGTCTGGCACCGAATGGACACAATCTGTGTAGTATGGACAgcgtaggatacaacttaaaaaaaaaagcagactggGCTACGATCCGCGGCATACTGTATTACTCCGTTAGGCAGTCACGAAAGCAAACGAAataagctttttaatgtttgacgtTATTAAATAAGCCAGGTGTCTAAATTCTAGAACTTATAACATTTTTCTCGTGATTAGGTTTTTGTTTATGTGgagagagaagttttaacaacgaactactttttttttgtcgtggaggaattctgcgcgccggtcctaaatgtgggcggatcTACACTGTAGACTTAAGTTGTATGCATATCTGTGGGTGTTCGCGCGTAATGGTGTCCTCTATAGTATGTGTATGAAACTTAACACCCGAAAATTATATTTCACTTTATTTTACGACCAACACAATCTCTATCTGCCGGCGGTTCTCAAATCTGAATGAAAATGTTTTACATCTCTTGTGAAATTCGATTACATTTCACACATATTAACGAAAATAATTCGAACTGCCGCGTCCCCCTTTAGGCTGTTGGGCCGACCATGtggtttttattatttctttgtgACTAGCCGTCAACACTTACCTTGCGTTCTGTACAAAAATTATTCTTCTGCTAGGCTCTACGAacgtctgtaaaaaaaaaaaataagaggccACTTAAGAAGACTACTTACGTTCTGTAAGTGCGAAAGCATTTTTCATCATGGCCTACTAGTTAACTATATTTCTTTACTAGCCACTAGTGGTACTGAGCCTCGCTTTAACCCAGCCAGCACGTCACTTCCGGCGTGGCATCACTTCCAGTCTAATTGTGTCACTTcctgtctgatgacgtcacactgaattgtcgtGGCCTAGGTTCGAAGCCcgcttcggaagaaattttaatTTACTTTCTTTCCTGATGATGTAGGCACTGCCGACGGCGTCATCAGGTCACTTGAAGGTTTCTGCTCGTTTCTCTATGAAGTTCGTTCGGTAAAAGCcggaacccgccgtggtggctcagtggttagggcgctcgactactgatccggagttcccgggttcgaacccgaccgcggcggctgcgtttttatggaggaaaaacgctaaggcgcccgtatgctgtgcgatgtcagtgcacgttaaagatccccaggtggtcgaaattattccggagccctccactacggcacctccttcttcctttcttctttctctccctcctttatcccttcccttacggcgcggttcaggtgtccaacgatatatgagacagatactgcgccatttcctttccccaaaaaccaattattattattgttaaaagCCGGATATTCAGGCTCCTGAGTCAAATACACGCTGAGCTTGCTGCGAAAGTATGCTTTCCTCTTAGGGGAACATGACGGCTACATCGTCCGTAGTTTACTTTTTGGTCTTCCTCCATTGGCTGGTGTAACTAGAACAACCTTAACCTATATGGTTGTGATCATGATGAAAGTGGTGATGAGGCGAACTAGCACTTTTCTTCGGACGCATATTTCCGCCTACTTTGCTGTCTGTTGACTAAACAGCTTCGCCGGTCTGTGCGTCGCTACACGCGTGCGTAGCCAATGTGATAATATCACCCGACCTCTCGGAAGGTTACGGATCACACCGGACGATACCTTCACGCCTTCATCCTATTTGAGTCATAAGAAACCGCCATCTGAGTAAAACATGAGCTATCCCATTATGTTGGCTTGTCTGTCGGCTCGTTACAACCGAACGGGCCTTGCAGATCTTTTGGGAACGCCGGCTGGCTCACCGAAAAATTTTCAGTCCACATGGTCTACTTTTGGGCAATATAGAAGGGGCCTTTGTAAACACCCCTGAAAGCTTCAAATCTTTCAATGTTAAGGAGAAGGCTCATACTCACTTCTAGGAGCCTCGGTACTGTCACAGGCGCCGTAAGTGGTTATTATACCGCAAGAAAGGAGACGCTATGGCCTGGGAGTTACCAACCTTGCACTTTTGAACGTATGCTCGTCCGAACTTCTGTAGTCTGAGCCGTTACGGTGCGTTGTTTCGCCTGGATGACCTATTCCAGCCAGTTCAGTGTACTTAGGTGTCTTGTCTTTTTGTTTGCTCTTTCTTATCAACGTTGCGAGAGTTTTGTATATTTGGCGAAAAATGGTTTCTCCACCGCGATTGCTACGTTCTTCACCCGTGGGGTAGCTTTCCCACTGTGCGTTGATTGCTCTCGCAACCGCTCCAGTGACGTCGCACGGGCGCGGTGGAAAGGCAGCAGCCTCGTCGCCTCCTCTCGCGTCTTTCGTCAAGCCGCGCCGCGCCCCTGCGCGCGGCGTGCGCAGACAAGGTGACGCTGTCGTTCCGGCCGCGTTTCTGTCGTTGCCTCCGTACGAGGCTGCGGCGATCGCTCTCGTTGGACGAGCGTTCCCcaaaagacaaacaaaaaagtttcggaaaaaaaaaggaagggggggggggggggagaagaaggCTCCGGGTGAGCGTGGGAAGGGCGATACGCTGGAGGAGCAAGGGGCAAAGTCACGTGCGCCTTGCGGGGCCGTCCACGCGGTTTTGTTTGCAGCGTCTGCGGCTTGAACGTTTGGCTGAGGGGGAAAGCGCGCAGCCGAACAGCGTGCGGCGCGCCGAGCTTTTCGCGGGCCAACGAAAGACTGCGAAGGCCGCCGTTGTGAGCGGCGAGAGTGGTGGTCGCGCCTTTGATGCGTCCTCGTCGTGGTGGAGCTGTGCCAGCGGAGGGAACGTGTAACAGCCTCGGCGATGCCGATGCGCCGCCAAGGACGTGCCTCTGGGGAGCTCCCGGTGCTCCTCATCTGTGCGACCCTACTGGTCGGCCTGCCTTCCAGCTGGTCCGTTGGTGTGCAGGTGCGTCGACACCCGAGTGGTCTTCTTTCGTCTTACCGCGAGAATTAGGGTGGAACGAAGGTGCATGCGATATTCGAAACTTTCAGCACTTTCGCTCAGGCGGCGCTGGATTTTTGGAGGCTTCTTTTTCAACCGTGAAAGATGTGTGTCGCTGAACGCAGGTAGCAACCTTCCCTTGTCACTGTCGCTGCTTTGCCCTCCCTAGCAGTTTCGTCTCTCGAGATGGCGCGTCCGTTAACTTGTGTGCAATGCATAAACTATGATGCAGGTATGatttgaaaataaataatttctgTTCGGGTTCCAGTGTATTTAAGAGAATTATATTATAGAACACATCGGTTGGTAGGGTGCAGCGTTAAGGTTTACATCCTATTCATTTCAGTGCATTAGCTGACTGCTGCCGCTCCTTTAGTTTTGTTAGTCTTCTTCCGCGAATCTTGCATAATTTATTTGCTTGTCGGTGGTATAAAAGTACTTCTATCGCCCGAGTTTTTGCAAAAACATTTCGGGTATATTGTTTGAGGTGTCGGTTACCCAAGTCACCCGCCATATACTCACTGCTTCCGGTAAACGATGTTGCCGGGTCCGGGAAAACCATTATATGCTGGAGCCACACATGATGTTAGTGCTCTAAATTGTGTTTCGGTTCATCACCTATGCAAAACAAACACACAGGTCCATATTCCTCAGAGAGATCGCCGTCCTTCTGTCTCCGTCTGTGTCTTTCGCGGTTTTTTAAGAAgcatgaaccaccaactagcccgcccgTCCACGTTTGTAAATCTAATTTGTTTTACGTGGAATGTCTGATTCGAATATATGTTCTCCAGCAAGAAATACAGCGTATTTTCTAAAGGCTATGACATATGCTTTTTCGCTCTATTTCATTAGATTCATCTGGAATCTCATTCCTGGTTTTTCGGGCTTCTCGGAGGCTTTAAATTATACTTTGAAAAAGGCGGATGTTTGAGATTGCACGCACACTCTCCTGTGTTTAGCTGTGTATCATAGGCATTGTTACTTCGTTTTGAAGAAGCGTTTTTAGTTTTCTGATTTCAaactcaaatttttttcttttttttactgcagtGCTTCCAGCGTATTTATTATATGCAAATGCTATCCTTGTTTTATGATTGGATTCCCTCTTTGTGCCTCATGCGTTGCATGTGTATTGTCGAAGCTTTGCgaataaataaatgcttttcctCTTCACCACCAGGGTCCCAACGTAGACGGCGAAGCTTGGTGGGCTCCCGTGCGTCATGaaagcctgctcgccggcgtctGCACTTCGGGCGAAGACCTCTGTGACCGCGTTGCCTCAAGCAACGTTTGCCGCTGCGATGCGGACTGCGCTAAGTACGGTGATTGCTGTTTGGACCGGACTGACAGATCACTGACCAGCCCTGACGCTCGCGCAGATGGGGCTCGTTCGCCCTGGCGCTGCCTGTTTGTGAACGGCCGTGAATTTTACGGCCTCGCTTCCTGTCCGCACGACCCGGCTGTGGACCCCGACTTGCTGAACCATTGCCTCGGCAAGGGAGACCAGCTGAAGACCCTTCAGGACGTGCCTGTCTACAGCAACGCTTCGCGAATCATGTACGCGAATGTATTCTGCGCCGCCTGTCACAATGACCTCCAGGGCTTGATCCCCTGGCACCTGGAGCTTCGGTGCAACCGTGCCTTGGAGGCGAACACTGTCCTCAGCAGCCTTGCTCGCGGACGCTACGGCAAGATGAGCCATGCGCTGCACGGCGCCGATGGGCTGACGTGCCGGCTCCAAGTCGCCGACGTCGCATCCGAGGCCTTCTGGCACGAAGTGCCCGGATTGCGCGAGTGCCGAATTGCCGCCTCCAGCTGTCGCAAGGGCGCCGCGCCGCGTGACGTTCGGCTCTGTTCGAGTTACACCGCCTACGTGTACTCTCCGCGGAAGTTCTCCAACTACCGGAACTTCCACTGCTTCCGGTGCGCCCATAACCTTCAGGGGGGCATTGAGTGCGGCGCCCGTCCCGCGACGTTCGGTCACGACGCGCCGGACGTGTCCCACCTCGTGATGGGAATGCGGAGCCATTTTGTGAACGCGCGTCGGTGTTGGAACACGTCGACGCACATCTATGATCCCCTGGGTGACGTTTGCTATGAGACACCGGTTTTGCCAAGTGAAGAAGATACGGGCGatgagccctcttatgctcccGCACAGCGCGCGGCATCTTCGATGATTGCACTAATCGTAGTGTTAGTGGTCGCAGGCAGGATTGAAGGGATTTTCTTGACGCAGGACTAGTGTGGTTTGAGATTGGGGCATTTCTTCTTGTGACCACCTCTTTGCGAAAGCTGTAATAATGTcctgccgtgttttttttttttttagtgtgccaTGGTGTAAACGTCTACTCTAGTGTTCTTGACTCAGGGAACGGTAGCAGTAGCGGCTTTTAAAATCATTAGAATTCgcccatcgttttttttttgcctgctatTTGTCATGTCCGTGTTGCCAGATACTTCTCATTAATGCTCCGTCTGGCGTTTAACGGGTTCTAGGAGCacgttttcatgaaaaaaaaaattaggagccgcaaaataaagaaaacatatTTTTTGAGTACACACGGTTATTCGTGTACTAGTAGCTTGAACGAGTTTATTGTAATTGAAAACTGACTGTACATTATTTCTTGTCTTGCCTGACCAAGGGGCTTACAGCACTTCGCTATGACGTTTGCCGTGCCTTCCCTTCCCTGTAAGGCGAAATGTTCTACTAACCTGTTTTTAAGTATTGAGTTTTCGCTGTCAGTAGCATACACCGTACATGTGGATATATGGAAAACGTGGTTTTCCTAAAGCCCCCGCTCTTGAATCATTTGCAGGCGCTTGAGTGTGTTTGCTGTTATCATGCTACAAAAGTTGGGTGTAATCTCAGCGGAGTCGCGTGTATGCTTACGTGCGGAGTTGACCCTTCTGCCACCGAGCTGATAGCGGCTTTGCTCTCTGTTCTTGGCGATAGCGATAAGGGTTGCCAATAAGCAACGAGAAGGTTTGGCTGTGCGCCATGTGAAAAGAAGTCCTCTCACTTTTTTGCTTGTCGCTTAAGAGATACTCTGTGCCTCTGTGCTGGTTTGTGTCTGCTCTGATCTTTAGTTATTGTGAGAATGATTTCTGTCGTTAGTTACTGGTGTCTTTCTGCTGTGCCAATTCAGTGTACGCATATATTACTTAAATGCTATCCACACTTTACGTCTGtagaaaaattgaaaacaaatttGAAACAAATGTATGGCAGTAGCAACTTGCATTCTCTATATAGAAAGGTAGCAGTTACCATTTGGAAAAGGTTTGCATGAACAGATAGAGCCCTTTTAGAGAGTGAGAACCACTTTTTGCGTTCTGCGGGTTCAGAAGCTGTGCAGCTTAGATTCATTAGTATCTAAAGGGAAGGAATTTGTGAAACCTTGCTGAAGCCTGCCTGCATCACAGCCCGGCGTGAATTGCTTTTTGGCTTCCGGATTGTTTTTCACGGGTACAGTGTCATGCATGAGACTGGTGTGCGCATTTGAGCTACTGTTCAATGTGTTACGCTGTGAAGCTTTGCGTTGTTTTTAAAAAAACCATGTTCCTTTCATGTCATCGAAgaataatttattttcattaaaTTCCCATGTTTATTACCAGCTCTAGTTCTTTCTTAGTGGCGCTTTCAAACTACTGGCTCTCCGTCGACTAAGTGGTTTGAAATAAACTATTCATGTTTAAAAAAATGACAGGCCATCAATGTGCATTCGGACGCAAATGCTTAGCATTAGACCTTCATGCTCGTTTGCGTGTTGCCACACATCGCACACATTTCTTCACATGCACCTTATCACAAACTTTGCCCTCTTTGTGCTTTACATTTGCATGATGTTTAGTTCTTTCACTCGAGAGCAGAATCTCCCCTTTATCACGGACGCCCTCTCCATAAGCGCTGCTCTTAAGCATATCGGGGCTCCCCGCATGTCTTTGGCGCTTTGTATACCGCTCCTTGAAGGTACCCCTTCCGTGAGACCCACTCACCAGCACCGCACAGCGCCGTTAAGGAGTCAACGGAACTCGCTCACAGTCACTTCGCGGAAGGGAGACATCCGGCTTGCGCGCGACGCTCTGATATCTGCGCACTTCTTCTAAGCTCACTTTTCTCCTCTCCCTCCATCTTCCACGGAGGCCACCCGCCGGGTTGTGCCCGTCAGAACTACCTTCAGGTTTGGCGTTCCTCCAAGCGCTTTCCAGCCACCTTTTGGCCACTCGGCTACAAGCGGAGTGGTATCTCATTAAGTGCTCATTAGCTTACAAACCAAAGCTAAACAGGTTTCACTCGAACCTTCGCAGAGAATTTCTGCCTCTTCCGGGAGATTGGAAATAGTAATACCGCCCGTCTCGGCCCGCTGGTGTACCAGTTAAGGTGACCACAACGGCGACAGGACGGCAAGGCGAGCCAGGTCTTAACGCGGTAGCGTTGAAGGGTCCGTTCTCTAGAAAAATTcgctgtcggcgttgtcggcgacCGCGTTGTCAGGGACGTATCACGAGAATGGCTCTGGCAGATGATCCCCAGAGAGAAACAGAGGAGGCATGTCGGCCACCTGCGGCAAGtggccttgcggcgtcatcgcaaccttaCCTCCCAATAGTGAGAAAACCGCCCAGTCTGGCAGGcagcagttaagttaatgatttgTCGCTCGGTAAGAGCGACCTGAggcgcacaaggcccaccgctaggagcacctgccatcgcagtgctgTGGCGCGTCGCTTATTTGTTGCATCACTGCGCgtggaggggtatgaggactcccaggcatcTGTGGATGTAGACAATGACCttatgcatatatgggaattaacccattacgttaTCGGGTCATACCCTTAagccggagcttaagtgtctcctcctaTTTTTTGTCGTGAACTAGAATGCGGAGAAGTGGAAACGATGCGAGGTGCTAATTAGTAATTAACCCCTTACATGCACCAAGCTTGGGGGACTACCCCTAGAACTGCTATCATTAAATCTGGTGGCCAGTCCGCACGTTGCTTGCAAACGTTGAtggtttttcctttatttcataATGGCACTCACGAGGATAACTTCTTTAAACTTTTCGTTGTCGAAGTCTTTATTTCTTCTGCCTGGGCGATTGATTTGTGCGGTTCCTTTTCTACGCTATGAAGTGGAGGGGGTTGCGGGGCGCCGAGTGTCACATTTGTTTCACTTCGAAAGCTGGCGCATCACGGCTTTGGCGAGACTTCGCCGCAGCAGCTGCCCAGTCAGCGTTCCGAGTGGTGGAAGTCCGCCAAACGTTGGTGGGCCTGACACAGCTGCATACCTCAGCGCGGTTGCCTTGACAGccttcttttctgtttttctccATTTTTCGGTCACTTTGTCTGCTGACCTCACACAAGAATGACGTCTGCTGCAGCGGCGGTGTCTGGAAGCAACCGTACGGAACCCTTTTAGAAGCACCTTGTTTTTGTTGGTCTGCCAGACCCTAGGGTGGCTAAAAAACCACCGGCggcctgttcattttttttttcccgtggcCGCATGCCTCGTCGGTGCGTCCAACAGGGGAGGGGGCTAGCCGTCCTGGGGTGCG includes these proteins:
- the LOC144101645 gene encoding uncharacterized protein LOC144101645, producing the protein MPMRRQGRASGELPVLLICATLLVGLPSSWSVGVQGPNVDGEAWWAPVRHESLLAGVCTSGEDLCDRVASSNVCRCDADCAKYGDCCLDRTDRSLTSPDARADGARSPWRCLFVNGREFYGLASCPHDPAVDPDLLNHCLGKGDQLKTLQDVPVYSNASRIMYANVFCAACHNDLQGLIPWHLELRCNRALEANTVLSSLARGRYGKMSHALHGADGLTCRLQVADVASEAFWHEVPGLRECRIAASSCRKGAAPRDVRLCSSYTAYVYSPRKFSNYRNFHCFRCAHNLQGGIECGARPATFGHDAPDVSHLVMGMRSHFVNARRCWNTSTHIYDPLGDVCYETPVLPSEEDTGDEPSYAPAQRAASSMIALIVVLVVAGRIEGIFLTQD